The proteins below are encoded in one region of Tessaracoccus aquimaris:
- a CDS encoding class I mannose-6-phosphate isomerase: MYGFGNYDLRPTVAIPGAPGGWSGAGVFDEIAARTAAERSVTVVDCYPGVDVEALVAVLAARFPDRRVLNVEEAARSMAEIDARIEPHLTDDRVFGVLAHIGLGEFYDEAALAAISGEVEGRDGPVVLVGWGASLAAPEPDLLVLADLPRWEAQLRFRAGVPNWRCDNNDGDVLRKYKRAFFVEWRTADIHKRAIWDDVDLLLDTVESVEEPRAITGEALRAGLAAAVGQPFRVVPYFDPGTWGGQWMREVCGLDDEAPNYAWCFDCVPEENSLLLDAGGVTVEIPAMDLVMTHPRELLGEKTFSRFGPEFPIRFDLLDTMGGGNLSLQVHPLTGYIQEHFGMHYTQDESYYILDADPDAVVYLGTRTGVDRTAMFDDLRRAEQGGFSFPAEDYVNTFPARKHDHFPIPAGTVHCSGANSLVLEISATPYIFTFKMWDWDRLGLDGLPRPISLDHAEANVQWSRDTEWVTANLVDQVEPLAEGDGWREERTGLHELEFIEVRRTWVSGTRTMDTQGTVRVCHLVEGAEAVIESPSGAFEPFVVHYAETFIIPADVGAYTVRPHGQAEGSEVAIVTASVRGSERD; this comes from the coding sequence ATGTACGGCTTTGGCAACTACGACCTTCGGCCAACGGTGGCCATCCCTGGCGCACCGGGAGGGTGGAGCGGGGCGGGCGTCTTCGACGAGATCGCCGCCAGGACCGCGGCGGAACGTTCGGTCACGGTCGTCGACTGCTACCCGGGCGTCGACGTCGAGGCACTGGTCGCGGTGCTCGCGGCCCGATTCCCGGATCGGCGGGTGCTCAACGTCGAGGAGGCCGCCCGGTCGATGGCCGAGATCGACGCCCGCATCGAGCCGCACCTGACCGACGACCGCGTCTTCGGGGTGCTCGCTCACATCGGCCTAGGCGAGTTCTACGACGAGGCGGCGCTCGCCGCGATCTCCGGAGAGGTCGAGGGCCGCGACGGCCCCGTCGTCCTGGTCGGCTGGGGCGCGAGCCTCGCAGCCCCCGAACCCGACCTGCTGGTGCTTGCCGACCTGCCCCGCTGGGAGGCCCAACTGCGGTTCCGCGCAGGAGTCCCGAACTGGCGCTGCGACAACAACGACGGGGACGTGCTGCGCAAGTACAAGCGCGCCTTCTTCGTCGAGTGGCGCACCGCAGACATTCACAAGCGCGCCATCTGGGACGACGTCGACCTGCTGCTCGACACCGTCGAGAGCGTCGAGGAGCCAAGAGCCATCACCGGAGAGGCGCTGCGCGCGGGCCTCGCCGCGGCCGTCGGGCAGCCGTTCCGGGTGGTGCCCTACTTCGACCCCGGCACCTGGGGCGGCCAATGGATGCGCGAGGTGTGTGGCCTCGACGACGAGGCGCCCAACTACGCCTGGTGCTTCGACTGCGTCCCCGAGGAGAACAGCCTGCTGCTCGACGCGGGCGGCGTCACCGTCGAGATCCCCGCGATGGACCTCGTCATGACCCACCCGCGGGAACTGCTTGGCGAGAAGACCTTCTCGCGCTTCGGCCCCGAGTTTCCGATCCGCTTCGACCTGCTCGACACGATGGGCGGCGGCAACCTCTCGCTGCAGGTGCACCCACTCACCGGGTACATCCAGGAGCACTTCGGGATGCACTACACGCAGGACGAGAGCTACTACATCCTGGACGCCGATCCCGACGCCGTCGTGTACCTCGGCACCCGCACCGGCGTCGACCGCACCGCGATGTTCGACGACCTGCGCCGCGCGGAGCAGGGTGGCTTCTCGTTCCCGGCCGAGGACTACGTCAACACCTTCCCGGCCCGCAAGCACGACCACTTCCCGATCCCGGCTGGCACGGTGCACTGCTCGGGTGCCAATTCGCTGGTGCTCGAGATCTCCGCGACCCCCTACATCTTCACGTTCAAGATGTGGGACTGGGACCGACTCGGCTTGGACGGACTGCCGCGGCCCATCAGCCTCGACCACGCCGAGGCCAACGTGCAGTGGTCCCGCGACACCGAGTGGGTCACGGCGAACCTCGTCGACCAGGTCGAGCCGCTCGCCGAGGGCGACGGGTGGCGCGAGGAGCGCACCGGGCTGCACGAACTGGAGTTCATCGAGGTGCGGCGCACCTGGGTGAGCGGCACCCGCACGATGGACACGCAGGGCACGGTGCGGGTCTGTCACCTCGTCGAGGGCGCCGAGGCGGTCATCGAGTCGCCGAGCGGGGCGTTCGAGCCGTTCGTCGTGCACTACGCGGAGACCTTCATCATCCCGGCCGACGTGGGCGCCTACACGGTCCGCCCGCACGGCCAGGCGGAGGGTTCGGAGGTCGCCATCGTCACCGCGTCCGTGCGCGGCAGCGAACGCGACTGA
- a CDS encoding LacI family DNA-binding transcriptional regulator → MNRARKAGEQQKRPTVYDVAAEAGVSAMTVSRVLNGSPGAGPDARRRVEKAVVKLGYRRNENARRLRAGDRTGLVGVIITNIENPYYAQLLLGVEEVMDKAGTRLLVGMSHADSEREARLVADFVSRQVDALIVVPGGGDASHLAADQVRQTPIVFASRSSDSIQADSVLIDDAGGSRRGVETMIEAGHRRIAFLGNAKHVTTAQRRYEGYVAAHSAAGLPVDPALVSRSCSDSETSRVALEQMVASDDPPTAVFAANNQVTIGIIETLLRLSREGRQMALVGVDDFPLSALVPLPVLLVDHDPRAMGRTAARRVLQRLENAEEKQPPMTLTLATSLRWPGDAKQHPRP, encoded by the coding sequence ATGAATCGGGCGCGCAAGGCGGGGGAACAGCAGAAGCGCCCCACCGTCTACGACGTCGCCGCGGAGGCGGGGGTCTCCGCGATGACCGTCTCTCGCGTCCTCAACGGATCGCCCGGCGCCGGCCCCGACGCCCGCAGGCGCGTCGAGAAGGCCGTCGTGAAACTCGGCTACCGACGCAACGAGAACGCCAGACGGCTCCGCGCGGGCGACCGGACCGGCCTTGTCGGTGTCATCATCACCAACATCGAAAACCCCTACTACGCGCAACTGCTGCTCGGCGTGGAGGAGGTCATGGACAAGGCGGGCACCCGGCTTCTCGTCGGCATGAGCCACGCCGACTCGGAGCGTGAGGCGCGACTGGTCGCCGACTTCGTCTCACGCCAGGTCGACGCCCTCATCGTGGTGCCAGGCGGCGGTGACGCGTCCCACCTCGCGGCCGACCAGGTGCGCCAGACCCCCATCGTCTTCGCGTCGCGCTCGAGCGATTCGATCCAGGCCGACAGTGTGCTCATCGACGACGCGGGCGGCTCCCGGCGCGGCGTCGAGACCATGATCGAGGCGGGGCACCGGCGGATCGCCTTCCTGGGCAATGCCAAGCACGTCACCACCGCCCAGCGCCGCTACGAGGGCTACGTTGCCGCGCACTCGGCGGCAGGGCTGCCCGTCGACCCGGCGCTGGTGTCGCGGTCCTGTTCCGATTCGGAGACCTCCCGGGTGGCGCTGGAGCAGATGGTCGCGAGCGACGACCCGCCGACCGCGGTGTTCGCCGCCAACAACCAGGTGACGATCGGCATCATCGAGACACTGCTGCGGCTCTCCCGCGAGGGGCGCCAGATGGCGCTGGTCGGCGTCGACGACTTCCCGCTGTCAGCGCTCGTGCCGCTTCCGGTCCTGCTCGTCGACCACGACCCGCGCGCGATGGGTCGCACCGCTGCCCGTCGTGTCCTGCAGCGCCTTGAGAACGCCGAGGAGAAGCAGCCGCCCATGACGCTCACCCTCGCGACCTCGCTGCGCTGGCCGGGGGACGCCAAGCAGCATCCCCGCCCTTGA